A portion of the Echeneis naucrates chromosome 5, fEcheNa1.1, whole genome shotgun sequence genome contains these proteins:
- the kctd6a gene encoding BTB/POZ domain-containing protein KCTD6a isoform X2, with amino-acid sequence MENGDLGHMMGEPVTLNVGGCVYSTSMSTLQRYPDSMLGAMFRGDLPTVRDTHGNYFIDRDGPLFRYILNFLRTSELTLPCNFKETELLRKEADFYQIEPLIQCLGDPKPVLPYPTDTYEEVVELSSTRKLSKYSNPVAVIITQLTITTKVHAVLESISSSFTKWNKHMMDTRDYQGFTIRNTRVHHMSERANENTVEHNWTFCRRTRKVNN; translated from the exons ATGGAGAATGGAGACCTGGGTCACATG ATGGGGGAGCCAGTGACTCTGAACGTGGGGGGCTGTGTGTACAGCACGTCCATGTCCACACTGCAGCGTTACCCAGACTCCATGCTGGGAGCCATGTTCAGAGGAGACCTCCCCACTGTGAGGGACACACATGGAAACTACTTTATTGATCGTGACGGCCCGTTGTTTCG CTATATCCTCAATTTCCTGCGAACGTCAGAGCTGACGCTGCCGTGCAACTTCAAGGAGACCGAGCTGCTCAGGAAGGAGGCTGACTTCTATCAGATTGAGCCCCTGATCCAGTGCCTGGGAGACCCCAAACCCGTGCTGCCTTACCCCACTGACACCTATGAGGAAGTGGTGGAGCTCTCCAGCACCAGAAAGCTGTCCAAGTATTCCAATCCTGTCGCTGTCATCATCACCCAGCTCACCATCACCACTAAG GTCCATGCAGTGTTGGAGTCAATCTCAAGCAGTTTTACAAAGTGGAACAAACACATGATGGACACCAGAGACTACCAG ggtTTCACAATACGCAACACGCGCGTTCACCACATGAGCGAGCGAGCCAATGAGAACACGGTGGAACACAACTGGACGTTCTGCCGACGAACTCGCAAAGTCAACAACTGA
- the kctd6a gene encoding BTB/POZ domain-containing protein KCTD6a isoform X1, which produces MENGDLGHMMGEPVTLNVGGCVYSTSMSTLQRYPDSMLGAMFRGDLPTVRDTHGNYFIDRDGPLFRYILNFLRTSELTLPCNFKETELLRKEADFYQIEPLIQCLGDPKPVLPYPTDTYEEVVELSSTRKLSKYSNPVAVIITQLTITTKVHAVLESISSSFTKWNKHMMDTRDYQVSFTFGPCDHQQEVSLRVHLLDFISKAGFTIRNTRVHHMSERANENTVEHNWTFCRRTRKVNN; this is translated from the exons ATGGAGAATGGAGACCTGGGTCACATG ATGGGGGAGCCAGTGACTCTGAACGTGGGGGGCTGTGTGTACAGCACGTCCATGTCCACACTGCAGCGTTACCCAGACTCCATGCTGGGAGCCATGTTCAGAGGAGACCTCCCCACTGTGAGGGACACACATGGAAACTACTTTATTGATCGTGACGGCCCGTTGTTTCG CTATATCCTCAATTTCCTGCGAACGTCAGAGCTGACGCTGCCGTGCAACTTCAAGGAGACCGAGCTGCTCAGGAAGGAGGCTGACTTCTATCAGATTGAGCCCCTGATCCAGTGCCTGGGAGACCCCAAACCCGTGCTGCCTTACCCCACTGACACCTATGAGGAAGTGGTGGAGCTCTCCAGCACCAGAAAGCTGTCCAAGTATTCCAATCCTGTCGCTGTCATCATCACCCAGCTCACCATCACCACTAAG GTCCATGCAGTGTTGGAGTCAATCTCAAGCAGTTTTACAAAGTGGAACAAACACATGATGGACACCAGAGACTACCAGGTATCCTTCACCTTCGGACCATGTGACCACCAGCAGGAAGTCAGTCTGCGTGTCCACCTGCTTGACTTCATCTCCAAAGCT ggtTTCACAATACGCAACACGCGCGTTCACCACATGAGCGAGCGAGCCAATGAGAACACGGTGGAACACAACTGGACGTTCTGCCGACGAACTCGCAAAGTCAACAACTGA
- the pdhb gene encoding pyruvate dehydrogenase E1 component subunit beta, mitochondrial, translating to MAASLRCFLRSGKDAVSALQQRGFHRSSAAAVQVTVRDAINQAIDEEMTRDERVYLLGEEVAQYDGAYKVSRGLWKKYGDKRIMDTPISEMGFTGIAVGSAMAGLRPICEFMTFNFAMQAIDHIINSAAKTCYMSAGLQPVPIVFRGPNGAAMGVAAQHSQCFASWYAHCPGLKVVSPWSSEDAKGLLKAAVRDDNPVVVLENELLYGVSFEMSEESQSKDFVLPIGKAKVERQGSHITLVSFSRDVGNCMDAAAVLAKEGIDCEVINLRTIRPLDVECIQTSVMKTNHLVTVEGGWPQSGVGAEICAKIMEGPAFNYLDSPVTRVTGVDIPMPYAKILEEHTMPQIKDIIFAVKKTLNV from the exons ATGGCGGCGTCTCTAAGGTGCTTTCTCCGCTCAGGAAAG GATGCCGTGTCGGCGCTGCAGCAGCGGGGCTTTCACCGGAGCTCAGCGGCCGCGGTGCAG GTGACGGTCCGTGATGCCATCAACCAGGCCATTGATGAGGAGATGACGAGGGACGAGCGTGTCTACCTGTTGGGTGAAGAGGTGGCTCAGTATGACGGAGCCTACAAA GTGAGCAGAGGACTGTGGAAGAAGTACGGAGATAAACGCATCATGGACACTCCAATATCAGAG atggGCTTTACTGGTATTGCAGTGGGATCTGCTATG GCCGGTCTGAGACCCATCTGTGAGTTCATGACCTTCAACTTCGCCATGCAAGCCATCGATCACATCATCAACTCTGCAGCCAAGACCTGTTACATGTCAGCTGGTCTGCAGCCGGTGCCCATCGTCTTCAGGGGACCCAACGGAGCAGCAATGGGTGTCGCTGCGCAGCACTCACAGTGCTTTGCTTCGTG GTACGCTCACTGTCCAGGCCTAAAGGTTGTTAGTCCCTGGAGCTCAGAAGATGCCAAAGGTCTCCTGAAAGCAGCCGTCAGAGACGACAACCCTG TGGTGGTCCTGGAGAATGAGCTGCTGTACGGTGTTTCCTTTGAGATGTCAGAAGAGTCACAGTCCAAAGATTTTGTCCTTCCCATCGGCAAGGCCAAGGTAGAGAGACaag ggagTCACATCACTCTGGTGTCTTTCTCTCGGGACGTTGGTAACTGCATGGATGCCGCCGCCGTCCTCGCCAAGGAGGGAATCGACTGTGAG GTGATCAACCTGCGCACCATCCGTCCTTTGGACGTGGAGTGTATTCAGACCAGCGTGATGAAGACCAACCATCTGGTGACGGTGGAGGGCGGCTGGCCCCAGTCTGGAGTCGGAGCCGAGATCTGTGCCAAGATTATGGAAG gtccTGCCTTCAACTACCTGGACTCTCCGGTCACCAGAGTAACAGGCGTCGACATCCCCATGCCGTACGCCAAAATCCTGGAGGAACACACCATGCCGCAGATCAAAGACATCATCTTCGCCGTGAAAAAGACCCTCAATGTCTGA